A region of the Stigmatopora nigra isolate UIUO_SnigA chromosome 10, RoL_Snig_1.1, whole genome shotgun sequence genome:
TGTCGAGGATACATTTGCTGCATTTGGCCCATATTGGCAGCTGGTCTTCCTGCTTGAAGAGATTGTTGGTGCATTTGGGACTGGTGATGcatttgttgctgctgctgttgttgttgtggcaTTAAACTTCCACTATTCACCAGGTGGTTGAGAGCTGGTCCACTCTGAATCAAAGTGTCCAGAGCTTTCTGAACACTTGGGTTATCAAAATTGATACCACCAGAAGCATTGCCAGCTCTTGGACCACCTGGCGAGGCTGCAGAGCCACGGCCCATGGGGACACCATAGCCCTGAGCTGCCACCCCAGCAGACCGTGCTGAGCCGTAGTCTTGGGACTGAGCTGTAGTCGAGGAGGCGCTTGAAGATGCTGTGCTCTTGAACAGGCTGAGAATTTTGGCCTGAAGCTCTTGGTTGGAATTGGACTGCGCGCCCAGAGAGGCAGACTGCGATCCCATGGATTGGGAAGCCATGTGGCCGGACTGAGGGCCCATGTGAGCGGAATGGGGTGCCATGTGACTGGACTGGGGTACCATGTGACTAGACTGGGATGCCATGTGACTGGACTGGGATGCCATAAGGCCAGTCTGCTGCTGTGCCATGAGACCAGACTGGGGCGCCATGAGACCAGACTGTTGCTGCGCCACCCGGGAAGAAAGGCCAGGACCCATTGCTGATGTTCCCATGCCAACTGCAGACGGCACATCGGCAGTGGCGGGGAGGACAGCAGCTGTCCAAAGACAACAATTAGTATGTGACCACACTGCCACAAAGACCACGAATGATGAAGAGTTGTACCTGCAAGAGGGTCCGCAGGATTTCGTACGAGTCGAGCACGTTTGTCGGTGAGGTACGAGATCATTCCCTCCAGTTCTTCGGGCGTTAAAAACCTGCCCGACGACAACATACCCAACCGTTATTGAGCCAATATGCGGCAAATACAACATTTACTCGCAATAAGCCAtactcttaaaattgctttaacattgttgaattttacaatttttcgcatataagccaccaaAACTGATTATTAtaattacaaaattacaattttcttaccagaagtttaagatgttgtggctgCCAAATTGCTTTTTATGTCGATAGTTGATATTACTGTAATAGTTATCACTCTCGAACAAGAACGAAGTTCAAGTGCCACGTTGAGTAAAGTATTATTTGTCATCTAACATCACACTGTTGTTTCACTAATGAGAAAACTCACCTGAGTGATTTCATTTTCATACCTGTTTTCTGCCAGTAGCGTGATAGACGTGAGTACGGTGACAGGGTGGCTCTCGCGGTCGGGGTCGCGAAGCAACACTTCGTCAGCCATTTTAGCAGCCTTGCGTGCTATCTCCTCACGCTCCTTCTCGCGGTTCTCCATCTTATAAGTGTCGTAATTATGGCTGATCAGCATCATGGCGTCCTGCATTGGCATGTTGCGGTGCTCTGTGGAACCATTGTAACACAATACGTGACCAAATGACACCAACCCGGTTAGAAAGTCAAACTTACAACATATTTAATATCGATTTACTGCAATAAAGTACACTAGTAACTGAGAGTGCCTGTTTTGAAACTGCTGGAGTACATCTTATCTTGCACATGGGGAAGCTTACCTTGAGGTGTGCCGAACAGGATGTTAACTGTGCAGGATCGGTGCACCTGGTGCTGCTGGGTAATGATGATTGCAAAGGGTGTGCGGGCACGGCCCACATCCTCCAGCGCCTGTGTCAGTGACACTTCGGTGTTGAGGAAGATCAGGTCGACCACCATGCCCAAATCGTGCACTTTGCGGCCAACTGTCTCGGCATACTCCCGGCTATTGGTCGGGAAGACACAGGTAATCAAACGTTCGTCTCGAGGGAAGACGTTTCTCAGAAAGAGAATCCGGCCTTACTTCTGGGCCTTGTTGACGACGATTACGGAGCAGTCGACTGGGCGATCAGTTTCTTGGCGCCGTTGCAGTTCTTCGTAGTACTGTCGATACAACTCATTGCGCCTGCGCTCCTCTGGACGAACGCGATCATCTGTTGGGCATGAAGCGAGCTTTATCTTATCATTTGGCATCGATGGTATTAGTCACCCGATCCATTTGAGCTGGCAATCGATAACCGACAGAAATCTTAATAGGTGACTGACCTTCAGCTTCCCGACGGCCATTCCATGGGTCCCTGTACTGGTCCCTAAATGGTTCATCCTTTCTTCTGTAGTAGTCTTCGGCCGGGTTTCCACCACGGTAGTAACGGTCATAATCCAATCTGTTGTATCAAAAGATTTTCAACACAAGGATTACATAAAACGTCCTCAGGGTTAGTATAGATTGAAATGTAGACCTTACTTATAAGCCGGATCTCGTGGTCCTCTCAGGTCCTTGTCTCTGCCTTCAGAACCACGATAACGGTACTCGTGGTCGCGAGGGTGACTTCCTGGTCTCTGCTCTCTGCCGGGAGAGCTCCTCCCGTCACGTCCTTCGCGGTTGTCGCGATCTCGGGGGTCACGAGCGTCGCGGTCTCGGGGCTCGCGAGGGTTACCTGGAGAGCGGGAGCGGGACCGGGGTCGTGGCTCTTTCCCGTCTCCGTAACCACCAAATGCCCTGCGCAGAAGTTCGTAGAAGTGAGGGGAGGACAGACAAGTAATGGTATGGAAACTTAAATTATCACAGCGGGGAATACATGCGACCCAGATGACTCCAGTGTATTTCCATTGTGAATAAACAAGTGACCCTGGTTGTAAACCATCGCAAATCCACCACGAAAATGGGAAATTTTATCCTGCCGATACCGAAAGAAATTGTCCATTTTAGAAATCTTAAGATTGCTGCAGATACCGACTGTCTGGTTTAGAAGCAAATGTGACACATTCATAAGAACGGATGGCTAAATAAGccaagagaggaaaaaataaatagaaaagtatttttttttttgttaacgaAGATTTTACCAGATTTTAGTCTTGGACAGGTCAAGATATTTAGGAATGAAAGTAATAAATGTAAAGTCAAATTAATAAGATGCCAAATAAATCCACTTGATTAGTTGAATTATGTTAAGAGAGGAATCATTCAAATAAAAAGCTATTCAACAAGTTCTGCAACTGAAAATACCCGTGGTTGCAGATGTTTAACTTAACACTCACAAAACAGTCCAACAACACATGCCGCATATGTATGGGTGATGGGACCGTGTATGGCGGGTGTTCGACACGAAAAGGCATTGCTTATCATATGCACCGATGATATAATTTTACACGGAACCATCAGAAAGTCACTACGAAATGAAAGACCTTTTAATTCTCCCCGCTGGAGATTTGATTCCTTGTGTTGATAAAGTCATAAAGTGACAATTCCAGTAAAAATTGTCGCACTAAGTTTCAGTAACCACATGACAATCCCCAAAAAGGTGTTACGGTCGAAAACTGATCAGAGAAAATTGCAGAGTCCTGGCTTTGTCGCAAAGATCAACCTTGGAGTTTTCCGCAAATTTGAACCGAACGAGACTTCACGAATGTTGTGATTATTGGACCGCGCACTCCTAACACTGAAATCGGTGCCGTATTTCAGAGAACTAATTTTAAGAGCTCAATTTTGACCGAAACGAGTCATAACGCTAGAGGAACGAACACGCGCAGCAGCGAAAAGTTGAGCTCCGACTCCCCACGAAAATCTGTCCAATAACAACGCCGAATAAAGAAAATCTTTCAAGTCTTGGTCTTGAAGAGTCTTGGTTTCTGTCCAACACTACGTTTTATGGCTCACAAGATGAGAAGACTGGGCTTGTTGGGAGGGAAATCAATCTCcgattacatttttttcgaGTTTAGTCCATGATGCAAAAACAGGTGAGAAACCACTTGTCAGAACACTGAATCAATTAGAACTGGACTGTTCTGGTTGTCAGATGTTTCGCCTCACAGTGGAGCAGGCTTCAAGACTTCATGCAACAAGGCATGGCGAGGAGAGCATTAGCCTGATATTGGTGTTCCACAGGCAATTGGGATAGCACCACCCTAACTTGCCACTAATCCTTCCTTCCTATTGCGCatcaaaaccaaaaaggaaagaCGTAGAAGAACATTTCAGGAAGAGGTTTTTGCCaacaggtttatttttttacttttaaaactcCTGCCACTAAAAATAATTGAAGCAACTACAATAATCCTGGCTCGCAAACCTGCCTAAGTGTTCATATGGCCGTCAACCATAAGCGTTTGCGGTTTAAAATCTTGCCCAAGAGACGATGGAAGGTCTTCCCACCGAATTCGTGTTACTTTACCTGCGTGGAGGGCTCTGCTGGGAATGAGGTTTAGCTGACCGTCGTTCCACTGCCATATTTACatctgaaaataaatcaatccaaacgttgaacaaaaaacaatgacaagtcAATCAGATTTCGCGCAGAATAAACCGAAGACCTCGACGCCATAGAAATTCCAACGGTCCAAAATGCAAATGCGCCGTTACTCCAAACTTGGGCTTCTTTATAGGACGAGAAGTCTGCCAAATTGCGATCACGGTGGCGGGGAGGAAATTCTTTTCCGTCGGCAAACTGGTAGGACGGCGCATTTCAAGCTGACACATTAAAGCCATTGCAAAAAATGCAGACAATTGGGTGAAGTTACACTAATAGTACAACtgcttttatttgttgtgtCTGCCAATCATTCCAAATGTCTCCTACAACAGAATTTccattcagaaaaaaagaaacatcatttttttacgaATTATGTCCAAAATCAACATTCGTAGTATTTGAATTTAACGTTGATAATCCGGAACACATGTCATTCATCATATGTGGCCTACAAAGCCATTTTGTTTGTAATGCTAACCAAATGTttacatacacattttttccaCAATCTAATTTTGTCGAAACTTTTCCTGTTTTAAGCCATTTGGGATTGTCAAAATAAGATATTTCCcaaaggccatttttttctgtgatggcCTTTCCAGATTGGTAACCAGCTTTGCATTTGCAGTATGCCTccagtctttttttatttgaaagatCCATTGGCTCCCATGTTTTAACTCCCTCACTGATATCTTCATCATTTTTCGGGATTTCTCCATGCCCTTTCCTGATAATGCCAGTTAATCGGTTATGCGTGGCCTCTCCTTGAAAGTTGGATTTGGTTCTTCAGCTTGTAAGATTCCTTTTTTCTTCATGCATGACAATAGTTAGTGATACTTCAATTTCACCAGCTTCCAACAACAGGATACATCCAAAAACCCTTTGTCCAATATgtgtttggaatatttttttgggtttgaTGGCAACAAGGCTTTTTTTAGCCCATGGTTTGTCTTACTGTCATTGACAAAGCGTGATTTAGTTTCTGCCAGCATCTTAAGgtattttggttgattttgtgAAATTTGAACATTTCACACTAAAAGACTTCTCCAGGAAACAGAAACAACCACCTTCGTGACAAGAAATGTCCATGGTACTTGAACATGGCGCTTAAGTATCTGGAAATTGCACCCAAGGATGACTCACTCGTGCAGGTCCACAATATTCTTCCGGATATCTTCATCTACCCTTTGTCCGGTGAAGTTGTAACGAGCAGCAGCATCTTCCAAATAATAAACTTAGTTTTGTTTAAACACgactatttgaatttttatttaacaAGGTTCTGTTATCCTGACACTGCAGAGTTATTCCAATCCCAACTTTAAACAGGAAAAGTGAAATCTGTTTTAAGATTTAGGAGAAACAAGCGTTTCATAGTGTATATAAACCTCTGTATtagcatttattcattaatctgCATGTATTGTAGAAGATGTATAGTCAGACTTGGTGCAGTCAGGGCTTACCTATTCTATAACCTTTATAAATTCGACCCTTTTGGGCCATCTTTGCAGCTTCCGCTTCCTCTACACGTTCAAATTGTACAAATCCATATCCACGAAACAGGGAAACGCCtgaaaaagggacattttaaGTGCTACAAGAAAAATAATGGAATTGATACGTACCCATTTAGGCAAGCATGTGAATTAATTGACAGTAGTACATGCTAATGAGTCAGGTTAAAAGAAAGTTTAGACAAATTAGACAATTGTCTTCAAATTATGAACTTTGTTGCAGAAGAAGTGTTTACTGACCACATATCTTTCCGTATGGGCTGAAAATCTCAATCAAATCCTTCTTTTCCATGTCAGACGTCGGCAAATTCCCGACAAAAATCCTGCGCTCCATGTCTCTGGGATTATTACTGCTACAGGCGCGAGTGAAGCTTGCTGGCGATGGACTCCGGCTTGTTCTGCGAGACATGACTTGATTCCAAGATTTCGCGGAATTGTTCTTCGTACGTTCGGAAATGGccggatttttttgttttgagtgtTTACGAGCGTCCACAATCCTGAAACATGTCAATGGGGGGGCATAAgcgatttttttctgcaggaTGAAAAGTTGTAAATGAAGAAAGGGGGGAGTGCATTGGAAATGAAGAAATTTAAATCAGGCAGGAAACGTAAACGCGAGTCGGGAAGTCTTTGAGGTTGCGCAAGCAGGTGCATTGGGTTCATCAAATCACAAAGTCCACTTGAGCACGGGCGGCATAAAGGATTCTTCAACGCGCGACGGCAAGGATCACTGCTGTCATTCGTAGAGAGGTCCTTTCAATTGACCACTGTCAGTCGAGTATTATTACGCGGGTGAGTACAGGAGGTCCTCCGTTTTATTCTGATGGTAGCTACCAAATCCTTTTTTGGTTGACAAGTCATGTCACTAAAAATTTACCACTATAATACACCTGGGCACAAAGTAAAGATACATAAACATGTTCGCCTTCCAAAATTTAGTATTCTTCTACCACAACGGGACCTAGCTAATTGTGacattgaaccctggaccccctGTACAACGTCGGAATGTTCGTATTGGCAAAGAAGGGTTTccaatatgggaaaaaaatggacgacGCCTGTTCTGCACAATGACCGTCGAGTCGTGAAATTGTTCGTCCAAAAATGACGCAAGTAAATTGAAGGTGGGGAAATACACGATCCATGAAGGCAAATTCCAAACAAAATTTCTTCTTGCCCACCTTGTCAACCTGTCCTTGTAAATGTTGATTCAAGTGGAAATGTCTTGGCTAATATTGACTTTGGAATAAATGAAATGGGTCTCGACAAATGTAGAAATCCCAAATTTCGACACGTGTTGCCATCAGAAATGAAAGTATTGGATGGCACGGCGCAAAACTTTGTCATCCATTCAAAagtttttcaaaacaaatgacAGACAAACATTTACAGAATGAGTTAATGCTGTTCAACGAACAGGTCGCAATTACCTTAACAGGAATCTGGACAGTGAAGATGGCCGCTGCTAACTTTGTGAAAGTCTGAAAgaaagttaaaaagaaaagttattttctggtataaaattatttattatttctttaaaaacataCGCTAAGATTATTTATGCAAAAAATAGTACCCCGATTGCACGTATTCCTTGCAAGATACTCTTTTCTTTAAAGCAGCACCATCCAAACTGTttagaatataaatatttagtaATATAAATTtagagatttgtttttaaagatgcTTGCCAATGGACTGCTTCTGCAAGAGTTTACAGTACTAAGTATCGGGCCCAAAATATTATTCTTATGCCGTGAATATACTGATAATTAACAGCAATATGTAAAAACATGCCTCATGCTGCCGACATCCGGCATGTCGTTGTATTAGCAAGTACCCATAAGTCCATTGAACTACTCTTGGATAATACTGAAGACATGATCTGATAATATAATACGTATCTGTATCTCATCTATCATGCATCCACCTATACTAGACAAATGCACTAATATGTGCGAGTTTTACAGTCTAGAGTCGTAAACAATAGTCAAAATCAAGCGATCTTATTTAGCAGCGTAGCTTGTGTGGACTGTGAACATTCAACATGGAGTATGCCGCCAAAGCACCCGCGAGCATCTGAGAACTGAACGGGGATATACAAAAAGATCCAGCCATAGAAACACAAGTTAACTTCACTTGGAAGACAAGTTAGCGTGTAAATTCAGTCACCTATTTAATAGATCGACATGTTAGCTTTGATGCGTTCGGGTACGTATAATATAACGTAGATGTTCCGTGTTAGCTCTTAGCTTAGCTCACGAGTCAGCGAACGAAAATGAACAAAGCAGCTACACGTGTTTTTTCATCAAGTACCATTAACTCGCTTGCCTCTTAGAACACAAACACGTTCGGTAGtcaccttcaaaaatgcttttcGCGATTTGTGTATCCCGAAAACTGCAGACTTCACCACGATCTTCATGCAAAAAATCCGACCCCCCACTCTGttgctcctcttcttcttcgttTCGCCAATTGCGCTAAATCACACTTGAATTTCCGCCTCTTCCGACTACTCACTTTCGCCACTTGCTGGTTGGAAGAGCGTAACACATCCAACTACAATTACTACATTGTGAACTGGAGAACAAGACTGACTACATTTTAGTATCATACTCTAACTATGCTGTAGTAATATGATTACAATTAGTGCAAACTGGTTAACATCATATTTAAAAAGGTTTacacaaataaaatgtatcaaacCACATGTATTCTTGATTTACTTCAATCATTTAGATATAACTCCACAACATCCATCTGCTCGCAAAAATAGTTTATTAACAACGTTCACTTGGGATGAAACATTAGTTGTTAACAAAGCCGTGTACGCCAGAGACTTTGTGTCCAAATCTGCATTTCACCATGAGAAATGCTCTCagtgaagaaggaaaaaaaaagtgacgtgCCACTGAACTGCCGCTCACAAGCAAGCGTATGCACGACACATTCTGGGAATGCCACTCTTTCGACAGCATGACCGCCACAATCCGAGAAATGCAATTAAACAGCGATGAGGTTAATGTGCACTGATAACAACTGCCTCAGAAGTTTtctactatttttttgtgttagtcAGTGTGCTTGTAGTGTATTATTGCACAGTGTCTGGAGCAAATAATACATCTTTATTATACATTCATTAGCCTAtcctgcaaaagaaaagaaaaatataaatggaaGAAATAGTTTCCATGCAAACATGTTAAATGATACCAATGAGCAACATAGGGATGCGGTCTGCCTGAGGAAGGTTGTTGGCCAGGCCTCGAATGCATCATTGATGATGCCTTCGGGGAACCCGTGGACGGTCAAATCCGAGACTCAATTTGCGGGGAGATTTAAAGCTGAGGAAGCATTTTACAACAGTTTTCGTGGGTTACGCTGAGCGAGGATGAAGATGTGGTTAACTTGACTACCGTAAAATAGTATTcaagacataaaaaataaaaaaaaatcatattcagCCTCCTGGGTtaaatttcaaattttaaatccATTCTGAAATATCACCTTGAAGCAgaatatgcaatttttttgtttttttaactgctaAAACTGAAACTCAAGCTCAACTGGTCAATCAGGTCTAGTCCATAATTCTGATGGCACACCAAAAACGACAAGGCACCAGgagggggtgaaaaaaaaaaaaactttctgtcAACTCCTGTCAAATACACAACAAGTGGCGACCCGCTGAAAACCTACGTGAGCAAACGATGATAGCAAAACTCAAGTTCCGGGCTAACCAGTTGAACACGGATTCTGGTGGTGGGTGGGCACGTCGgtaagaaaaaatgtaaatatgttgtgcacatgtgtgtgtgttttctttctcCCCCTCACAGTTTTGTACTTGGATAATGCAGCTGTTAGCAAATGCATCTGGATTAACTTGGCGAGCGCTCGGGTGTTCCTACGTTTGTCACATAACAGGGACAGGCAATTTATCCTTGACAAGTACAAGAAAGCATGAACAGCAGCCAACGCCTCGGCATATTTagcaatgacaacaaaaagaGAAGTAACCGGGATGTAGAAAACGTACAAAAAGGCACTAGCTTTTAACGCGTGCGTTGATTTAGCGGGAGTAAACTCATTGGACGGGACCTTCCTCAGAGAGACGGAACATTAGCGAGGAAGGACACTGGCCGCCCTCGCTCGACAATGGTGCTCAAGCGTCCACGTTTCTTTGCTGCCGGGTTAcaaaatcaaaaacatgctttttttgttttgaagaccaaaaaaaaaaaaaaaaacagaaaacgtttttttccccccaaaacgtCAATTTCTAATATAGACAAAGTTCATTTCATTTCCGTTTTGCGTATAATTTGCCTGCCTGACTCCTACTATGAAATGCAGGATACAGTACAAAGATGCCATTGGGGGGAAAAGGTCAGtcctttttgtgttattttttttcctctctcctgtttctttttttttcctttttttttttttaacaaccgcGCTTGATGGTAGCGTGATCACAACAGGGTGCAGCCACTTCTCTTCTTGCGCTTGCGGACCTGCAGAGCTGCTCTGGTGGCCATCTCAAACACCTCCCGTACGCCATCCTTGGTCTTGGCGGAGCATTCCAGGTATCCGAAGGCATTGATCCTATTGGCCATCTCGCGGCCTTCTTCAACCTTGACCGGCTCCTGCATGATAGACAAAGGTGTTACTGGTGaccacaaatgtttttgttttaatatacaGCATTCGACCTTTGTTGAATCTTCAAACCTGCAGTCAATTTTAAGACTTCTGACCTGCCGAATCTAAGGATGCACTTGCTTAAGTATTGCCCCTCTGATTTTGGATAAGAGGTGTGTCACATTCTGGACTGGTCGCTAGCCAATTTGCGAGTCTTAATGCCCTTCTTTGACCTAATTGCTTTCCggttgaaataaatacattcacttCATGAAACACCAAATTGGTGCAATATCCAACCATGAAAATGATTCCCCTTTTCCACCTATTCACCctaattttccctttttcaagCGCGGCATGCAACCAGACTGTTTCTAGCATACCTGCTTCATCTTGGCCAGCTCTCTCCGTGTGTGCTCATCATTTCTCAAGTCCTTCTTATTCCCCACCAAGATGATGGGGACATTGGGACAAAAGTGCTTCACCTCCGGCGTCCACTTTTCAGGAATGTTTTCTGTCCCCAGAGAGCcgcagtggagaaaaaaaagagagggaaGAGAAGGATATGAGATAAAATACTCAAGGGGGTTGACTATAAAAAGGAGGACAGTCACTTGTAATGATGGATTGCTCTACAAGCTGCTCGAGGCTAGGGTGTTTTTAGCTGCAATATTCCCACTTGCCATCAGGCTTTATGGGGTGACATCATCACATGTAGTcaaactactttttttgtgaCTCACGGGGAATTGccagaaaacacaaacataccTAAACTGTCCGGGCTGTCGATGGAAAAACACATGAGAATGACGTCGGTGTCCGGGTAGGAGAGTGGCCTCAATCTGTCGTAGTCTTCTTGGCCCGCAGTATCCCATAATGCCAACTCCACCTGCATAAACACAGGACATGGTAAATACATCAAATTTTTGTGTCAACATTTGATTACGTTCAAAACCCATCCTGTATCATAACCACTGGTTTAAAGTAAATTGAAATGAGATCTATCTTCACACTCAAGAGTGGGCAGGCGGTTTTGGTGGCATGAAATTTGTGTGACGGCACTACCCTCATCATCACTCCATCTTAATCATCGTCTTTGACGCGTTGTCGCGGCTGTGGGAACGCACACGGGGATTGGCTTCATCCCTCCGAGCTGCTAATTCATTCAATTAGGGAAAGTGGGAGATTAGCAAGCATCAAAACCAAATACCTTCTGTGCTCTGCTACAATCTTTTGCTAATATTTTAGTCTATCATGGATTCAAGCGAAAGACAGTactaaaaaactgaaagaatCGTCTGTAGAGGATGCAGGGCCTAAAATAGAGGTCTGCAGAGGCAGAAGGTGGGAGGCGGCAGCACGACGCATGAGCGATCGGAGTGAGCACGCTCCCACGGGCTTTAGGCTTTttgggagttaaaaaaaaactgcaagaagCAGAAAAGGGCTAATTTTAGTGGAAAAAACCCATCCGCTTGTAGGTGAGGGATTTTAGTCAAAGCACAAATTCTATTTGATCTGCTTGTATAACAGTCTAATTCTAAAGCGAAGGGGTGGGGTGTAAATCCTCTAAAAGTCACAGTGATCCCTCCCCACAGGAACAAAGCGCCACTGTGGATCCTTGAGTTGGAGTTTCCTTTCATCCAAGTGGCAAAATGACAGGATATGAGAGACTTTTATCGCAGCAGGAGGAAAGTCCTGAGGGATGAAgcatgggggtggggggggattTGTGAGGACGACGTGGTCCTTCCCCGTCTATAAGGGAAGCCGTGAGGTAGACTCATTTCCTGTTTTGCTGATAAGGGCTGATCCTGTGTAGCGGGAACAAATCCCTTGGACAAAACAAGACATCTGAAGCGAACACTAGTGGATTTAGCACCTTCAGTATTGGGGAAAAACGCATTGGCTACACCATTGATGGGGACTGGGGTTTCGTTTCATTAAAGCAGTCATTGTACGAACCTGTTTACAATCTACTTCAATATCAGCAATGTAGTTTTCAAACACTGTGGGCACATAGACTTCAGGAAACTGGTCTTTGCTGAAAACGATGAGGAGGCATGTTTTCCCGCAAGCGCCATCGCCAACGATCACCAGCTTCTTCCGAATGGCCGCCATATCTGCTGAGACAAAAGAAGGCAATGGAGTCAAACGACGATGCTATAAAGAGACAGATTTAAGAGTCCAATTATAATTGCGTGACTATTTCCATGTAGGATTCCCATATACTattattttgcttgtcaactaattggatattattttattttattgtgtagtTGGTAACCTGGTTTATATATCAATAacacttatttttattattatttctatacaaaaaatatttctgaaatTGCATTGAAAGTTGTCATTTTGATGTGaagaattttttaaaatcatatttcactTAACGAAAAATTCTatacattttatgttttgtCATTTCATTCGACATCAGTAATGAATGTAACATTATGAAGTATCATCTtccagagcatttttttttacaaatattatcAGTCTCCTTAGATCAATGACCACATATAAATCTGATAAATATTCTTAAGAGgctcaaaataaaagaatgtgGATTTTTTCAGGGGAAACAATGTTTCAAAATAATTAAGTGATGATCAAAATagttgtcaacaacataaatagtgGTCAACTGCtctaatctatatctaatctaatccaatttGCATctgattttatcaatttttggaACAGGCCTTTATGTAAACTGACAACATCCAACTCCCCGTTTTTTGTCACCTTCACCACAAAGTTTTTTTGTATCAgcgttgtttttgtttttttaaccaagcAGTCCAATGAGCACATGAGAACCCCCCTTCTCGCACAccgacaaaaaacaacaatccacTTCCTGTGCTCATAGTTTTGTGGAAGCCGGCCTACTTGCTCTGCACATGCGAGTGTGCACGCACCATTAATCACATGTAGGCAGAGtgtacagaagaaaaaaaacaagaaacagtTGAAGCTAAAAAAGGCATGACGGGAAGTTCACCAAATGGTTGCAACAACaaagttgagtttttttttgtcatttgtgccAGCTTtgttataaatgaatatattataATTGGCATGCTGGTTTGAGAGCAGTTTTCTCAACAAATGGACCAACCACTTCCTTCCAGTCAACATTATTATTGTTTCAACTGGTTTGTCTAATatcaaatgatgaataaattggcaa
Encoded here:
- the LOC144203369 gene encoding rho-related GTP-binding protein RhoA-D gives rise to the protein MAAIRKKLVIVGDGACGKTCLLIVFSKDQFPEVYVPTVFENYIADIEVDCKQVELALWDTAGQEDYDRLRPLSYPDTDVILMCFSIDSPDSLENIPEKWTPEVKHFCPNVPIILVGNKKDLRNDEHTRRELAKMKQEPVKVEEGREMANRINAFGYLECSAKTKDGVREVFEMATRAALQVRKRKKRSGCTLL